The DNA region ACAACCGACACACAAACTCCGTATCACGATTGGTTAATTGCCAAAGTggtcaattataaaaaaaaaactcaccgATTTCTGCAGGACTGCATGCGTTTTGTCCGCGTGCGCCCAATGCAAACGCGCAAACGATGACCACAATACTTGTAACTGAGACCATTTTGTCCTACTAAGTGTACCCAAGATACCGAAAACCCAACGCTTTATATACCCGTTTATGGAAAATCATTATTAAAaacgaattctaaattcataTAATTGAATTTCACAGGTCTTAATTAGAGAGCAAAACGAATTGCGCATGAGTGCCAAATTAAGGGCgtgttagtaattaaaattatttgttaattatgtCGCTGTTTTGACGTATATAAGGCGTTGGATTTTCGGTATCTTGGGTACACTTTGCTGGACAAAATGATCTCAGTTACAAGTATTGTGATCATGAGCTGCGCACTGGCCTTAGGCGTGCATGGACAAAACGTGTGCTCGGAGGCGCAATACCGTAAgactttttaaattgtttcttgCCGGAACAGGTTTTCTACCATCACATATTTTATAGtgcggtagactgcacatcagtggtaactgtcatgcaccttaactcaatagtaataagtacgatttgcCTATAAAagtgttaccactgacctgaagttgactgtactgcccacggaggaaggaaaaataGCGCATatcgacgccttagagtgaaaatctcgtaagtgcaagagataacttttcaggataaggattggtattcgatattttttacgattatcttccaagaaatgcaataaaaaaatattaagaaaaaatgcatttttcaggataaggattagtattccatattttttacgattatcttccaagaaatgcaataaaaaaatattgagaaaaaatgcatttccgaggttttcattctaagacgacgataTGCCATAAGGAAGACAactcaggcgccttcttgtaggccaAGCAACGTAAGGTAGACGTTATTAGTTACTAGAGCTAACTGCATGCACTCCATAGATGGCGTGTAAGGACGGAACTAGTATATTTCCTCGTCGTtagattttgcattatgacatctacACTGGTCATTTTATGAACCATAtgtatcttttttttaacgacgtcaaaaatcatcaaatgacccctcccgctgtgggttagcagcggtgagggagtgtcagactcttactgactaaaaaccgttttgttccgtcataggccttttatgtaccagggccgcggtatctctttcgaacaacccgcagaacCATATGTATCTTTTAAAAACTTTGTATCTTtaaaaaactgacagctgtcaactacaCAAAAGAGGCGGTAGCACTGTACTTTGTTTGCTTCCTTACAGAATATATACCAACGAATCACCCCGTGAAGCTATTACCAGTATACATGGATCCCTACGTTGCCGACTATAATGTTAGCATACCAGTAAGTACCTACACCTGGCCACTTGTCCAGCCCTTTTTCAGTCTTAAGCatctgaataccagtgttttgcacGGAGCTAagaactgcctatctgactttcgCAACATAGAACCATTAATATATAGATACACTTACAATATACTTACTAGATTCTCTCGTCCCTGGGGAACTTCTTccaaacagcagacaaaaatgtttcctatttAATCTAGCTTACATAGATACACATTTTCCcgctatgttggggttggcttccagttacatatctatactaatattataaagctgaagagtttgtttgtttgtttgtttgaacgcgctaatctcaggaactactggcccgacttgaaaatttctttcagtgttagatagcccatttatcgaggaaggctataggctactttttatcccggtacgggaagtagttcccacgggatgcgggtgaaaccgctggcagaagctagtctatactaa from Helicoverpa zea isolate HzStark_Cry1AcR chromosome 29, ilHelZeax1.1, whole genome shotgun sequence includes:
- the LOC124644157 gene encoding uncharacterized protein LOC124644157 translates to MISVTSIVIMSCALALGVHGQNVCSEAQYQYIPTNHPVKLLPVYMDPYVADYNVSIPPIPECVKGVSGLHAIVCDNDQPPSTTFVNWNTLIVHRTGSLAGKGVVYITAYCIE